A single region of the Dryobates pubescens isolate bDryPub1 chromosome 11, bDryPub1.pri, whole genome shotgun sequence genome encodes:
- the MMACHC gene encoding cyanocobalamin reductase / alkylcobalamin dealkylase, which yields MEERVAERLRGALGPFGFEVHAFKVGWYNAVLQPAFHLPYPDDTLAFVVLSTPSMFDKALKPFINKERLKIIRDPVDQCVSHHLSRLKEKFPDQKVDIIFDYEILPSRKPKFLAQTAAHVAGAAYYYQRKDVKLDPWGTKKIYGVCIHPKYGGWFAIRGLLLFPDIQVLLLKQSAPIDCVSTEEKRIELLEQFNFHWKDGRYRDIIEVKERYSEEQKAYFATPPAERFRLLGLTCEAQRNTFH from the exons ATGGAGGAGCGCGTGGCGGAGCGGCTCCGTGGCGCATTAGGTCCCTTCGGCTTCGAGGTGCACGCCTTCAAG GTTGGATGGTACaatgctgttctccagccagccTTCCATCTCCCCTACCCAGATGACACGCTGGCCTTTGTGGTTCTCAGCACACCTTCCATGTTTGATAAAGCCCTTAAGCCTTTTATCAACAAAGAGCGGTTAAAAATCATCAGGGATCCCGTGGATCAGTGTGTTTCTCATCATTTATCACGTCTGAAGGAG AAATTCCCTGACCAGAAGGTGGACATCATCTTCGATTATGAGATCCTGCCAAGCCGAAAGCCCAAGTTCTTGGCACAGACAGCTGCCCATGTTGCTGGAGCTGCATATTACTACCAAAGGAAGGACGTGAAGCTTGATCCTTGGGGGACAAAG AAGATCTATGGGGTATGTATCCACCCCAAGTACGGCGGTTGGTTTGCTATCCGgggtctcctgctcttcccagaTATTCAGGTACTGCTGCTGAAACAGTCTGCCCCTATTGACTGTGTgagcacagaggagaaaagaattgagttgctggagcagttCAATTTCCACTGGAAGGATGGCCGCTACAGGGACATAATTGAAGTGAAGGAAAGGTATTCAGAAGAGCAAAAAGCCTACTTTGCCACTCCTCCAGCAGAGAGATTCAGACTGCTAGGGCTGACATGTGAAGCCCAGAGGAACACATTTCACTGA